The genomic region GAATCAGCATTCTAGTTTACATGATATTTCAGAACGGCGCTTTCTGAAAAAgccctggaataaactgtttgcTTAAGTGCATATAAAAATGGTCAATGAGTTAACAACTTTGTTAAAGCATTGTGCCTGGAACTCCTCCTCAGTGCATTAACAAACCTGAATAGTCTCTTTTCAAATTACAGCTCTTAAAACCTACAGTAAGACATAAGCTTCCTTCTTTAGTATTCTTTCCATTCCATCTAATGAAAAATACCAGCTTTTTCTCTTACCCTGTATTTAGCTAGATAGTCTCCTATCACGCTTTGCTGCCACATCTCCTCAGGAGTCTTTGGCGTTTCAGGGAGCCTTGTTTTCTTCTTACCATCTCTTTTCTCTTTTGAAACCCCATGCGCCCACTGATCCAATTCAGAGTCACGACACCGATCCTACATCACGAGAAGAAGAAACTAACCCGTCTTTCTGAAAATTCTGGTTCAGACAGCATACCCCATGAGCAAAATAGTGTCCAGTCTATAATCAAGATCATCTCATACTTGCCCACCTTCACAGATGGGGATTTAGCCCTAAGGGGGCTACCGACACCCGCCATGCTCAGCTTGGTGCCTCCCAGCTTCTCCTCCCCCAACACACGATCCCTTTCCTCTTCTGGAAGACTCTGCAGAGAGGAAgatcccatttacacctggtattaagatgcgtctcctgtgaccacttgtgttcgtatTTCGAGTGGAGGGACTCAGATTTCatgatcagattttttttcttctgattttctttttaaagccgctcgaaaccggcaaagtttaaactcttgttttagcacagctgtTGACTGACAGGTAATGGGTGGTGCTTCGCTTCTGTCTGGGACACATTCAGggcggattagcgtttacacctcaaatgtaatgtggtcacatgcgtttttaacTACCTCTGAATGTGGGTTTTGTGATTCAATCACAAAGTGTTTTAGATCtggtttacacctgtatttagcgctgaccatttgtgatcggatcaccaaaaatgcatcttaataccaggtgtaaacgggttcAAAGAAATGAAGGCAGAAAAAGAAATGTCTGCCAGGTTtactttttctcttcttttttttttttttttttggatagggAGGCTTCGGGGTTATCATAATGGTATGAATTTGTCGTGCCATGTTCTTACCTCAATAAACCTCTGAAGGTCAATCTCATACTGTTTCTTTTTCTGTAAAGACAGTAAGGCTAGTAAGTTAGAGTAAGGCTAGTGTTAAAGTAACAACTGTGTTATTAAGTAAGTGTTATCTCTACCATAAAAACTATTTTACAATTAAAGCAATCCAGAGTGGATGGGGCTGCCATACCTGTTCACATCTCTTCTGGAACATATCCTTCTCTTTCTGAGTCATCATCTTCCACCGCTTACTGCATAGCACCATTCGCTCTGTACTTGGCACATCCTTCATGTTTACCATTAGTTCAGCACAGTACAGAGAATACCCATTCCTGCAGAATATAaccataataataaacataaacaacATGTATCTCAGCAACTGCATCCATACAGACAAGAACCACcagtttatttaaagggatagttcacccaaaaaagaaattctcatataatttactcatcctcacgtCATCCCAGAttgtatatgacttactttcttctatagaacacaaacgaagatttttagaagaatatttcagctctgtaggtaattttaatacaagtgcatggtggccagaactttaatgCTCAAAATCAGAtcaaggcaacattaaagtaatccattcgactcagtagtttaatcaatgtcttctgaagtgatgcagttggtttttgatgagaacaaaccaaaatgtatctccattttcactatacatcttgccattgcaacctctaggcacaatcatgatttcaagctcgattacacttcctagtgcttgactcatgagcagagcactagatggtgcaataagaagtgtaattgagcttgaaatcataatggCCAgaatgctgtcaagatttataatgaaaaaggtcctgttctcacccaaaactgcttagattgcagtgtttcccacaggtttttgtgagactgtggtgggtggacctcggaccctctagGTGGGTCCGGGGGCGTGCTCCCTTgtaagaaaatgttgtacattttaaagttaaatgcatcaatctggtgcactttgagagcaaattTAAGAGGCTAGatttatgaagaactttgtgctcttgtaaacaattttgtgctctagtagtaatttaatcataaacacattggttgtatagatatgaatggtgatgacacagcaaaaaagtcacacccacaaagcatggtaaacgagaCAGAGTTAAAATAGTAGCGTTACCTCAACTTGATTAGTTAACATTACAAATAGCCTAACGTTACATGATGAgccaacttgctcctcagatgctgaaaatagttacatTGTCAGAGCCGCTGATAATAATGTTAACGTTAGataattaaatattgtttttcaggaCAAGTAGCAGGATATGTCAGTCGACATAAGCAAGAAGACTGACAGCTGACGTCGTTAGTTAACGTTAACTGACTGGGattgagagatgctttgccgaagcaatggcgcaaaacacaacgttagagatcttttatgttattatgagaagtgtaaacatattttcggttcattgtggcctgccacagtctaggtaattaatgggaaacactgagaTCACTTCTGATGACATtgattaacccactggagtcttatggattactttattgctgtctttatgtactttttggagcttcaaaggtctggccaccattaacttgcaaaatatggacctacagagcaaagatattctaaaaatcttaatttgtattctgcagaagaaagaaagtcatacacatcttaggtgacacaagagtgagtaaatgacgagaggattttcatttttgggtgaactattcctttaaaaaccctCATCAGCTcagagaatttatattttaatagcaGCATTCTTGCAATTAAGGGCAACATTTGAGTTAAAACTTTATAATCCATGCAAAACAACTAAGTTAAGACGCGCCTCCATTCCTGAGAAAAGCAAATGTTACTTTGTGGTTTGATAATTACGGTGGTGGTTTGGTTGGCCGGCCGTCAAACTTGTCCTTGAGCTGCCGTTCAGCCTTGGTCAGGACAGACTTGACGTGCTCATCAGAGTTTGCATCCGGGTGAGCTTCAAAATACACTCTCATGCTGTCCTGTGTTAGAAAGCAGTATTTTAGGTTGAAGCTCAGTTTCCTTTATCTGTCAAATAAAACTGATTAAAAATATGAAACCATACCTCATAATGTTTCTGCAGCTCTAGTGCTTTGCTGATCCATTTCAACCTCTTCTTGTCTGAAAGTTGGGACCACTGTCTTCGTAGTGCTTCTTTCAGCTCCTTCTGACTCACCTACAAGTATTAGACAAAGAAAAGTCAATTTACAGCACCTGACGTCCATAAACAGTTAAAGATGAAGATATTCTTTTAATTTGTCTAGGTTTACCATCAAATAGTTAATTATTACTGTTAacatctgatttatttatttctcgCTGCCAAACTCTCTTACCTCTGGGTGAACTTTCATATAAGTCTTCTTCTCATGGTTGTACCATAGCTGCTGAGGGGTCTTGGGTTTCTCTGGGAGGTCTGATTTCTTTCTCTCCTCTATTAAATCTGGGTGGTCCTCCCTTAAAAGAATAGAAGCTTCTCACTGaatcactaataataataataaaaaacttgtTTTAGGTATGTGTAGAGAGAGAAAAGTGGACACTAACTTGAATCTTGCCATGTTCTTCTCAAaagcctctttctctctctggaactCTTGAATGTACTTGAGCTGACAGAGTAAAAGTATGTTGTTTAACAAACAGATGATCCTATCAGTAATATTTAGAAGCACTTTACTGTAAGCCAAACAagtaatatcattttgctaatACAAGCACTATAGCACTGTTCCAGATTACAGCAAACACCCGACCATCTATGGACacactaacctttttcttttcAGGAAGCTCCTTGTATTTTTTGGACAAAATCTTGGTGAGATCTAAATTGCTCATCTCGGGGTGGATTTTTGCATACTTGGCTCGCTTCTCCATAAAGAAGCGAAAGTATGGCGTGAGGGGTTTCTTTGGGAAGTCTGGATGGGTCTGCAACATAGGTAAATGCATAAACATCAAAAAATacctagggatgcaccaatatgaaaaaTTTCGGCTGATACCAacaccgatattttgccactcactttattttgtcatcagatcactggtTATCAtaagaattatgctttaaaaatttacaaagaaGTACAAAAGTTtgtttactgttctaacaataaataatttctattgaacatggattggatctgttaaaCACATTacggccaaaattttaaagagagccacaataaatgataaatataagattaaaatatttaaaaagatacaaaataataacaaaaatatgaaaacatgatgattgataagaaaaaaaattatattttgcacttctaaaacattgcacttctgtttttgcagttcaaaacaacagaactcacattttacacgtatgtactgtatatgaaagaacattacaaattcatatgtTGGACAATTCCACGGAAATATAAACCAcattatggaaaaataaaaagctttaaccaaagaaacaaaacccCCTTTTATATTCTGTACtgtataatggataatgccatTCAGACCGCTAGAGGATGCTGCTAGCTTAGACAGCAGACTATATTTTGAAACAAAGCCTTTAAAGATTTAGTAATCGCGgaaggccatattgcgatttcaatcttaattcaatcaatcatgcagtgTTAATAGTTAttataccgatgtctcagaagtcaaagtctgctggtttcaaagagttttggatggtttccctcataaTTTAGCCTAAAGGTCGTGCCGCTTTACAACTGTGACGTCCGTTCATGGCAGATTATCCAGATTAACGTGAGAATgagaatgaataaaaattaaatattacatattttacgagtGCCAACGTACATACTTCTACtttctgtggctattattatttctggattgtgcatttaaattcatagTTTTTACAGTTTGTTACTAATTAACTATAAATAAACCATCTGTTTTTCATATCGCATCTTCATGCCTATAACCGATATGCCGatagttttaatttggtcaataattggctgataaatccATAGGTGCATCTCTAGAATTAACTGAAGTTCATATAACACACCTTCAACATTTGGCTCAAGAAGTAATTCAGCAATCTCACCTTCAATTTTTTCCCTTTGTAAGGATTCTTCACATATTCAATAGCATCCACAATGAGCTCTGTCATTGTTCTGTATTTACGCACCTGGGGGGAAATGATGTTGCGACAGAACGAGCTGatcagaacaataatggagaaatcaaatcttatttttcaattaaaaagaaatacacattttattaatATGCAATAAGTGACTCTATTATTGTATGATTATATAACTATAATTGCTGCCTCAATAGAAAACagtacattaaaaaaagattaaaatgtgCCTTCGAAGTTTGAAGAAAATCTGTAcgtggatttttaaaaaaaaaaatttttaaggaaaatgtatttaatataaacACCTTTCAGTGTCATTTGGAATACAGGCACATCATTGCTTTAGCTCACTGGAATTTGGCTCACCTCTGTGGAAACTTTCTGCCATTTCTGCTTACACATGTCTCCAGTGAAACCTCCAAACCCCACCTTCTCCCAGTCAAAATGAGACTCCGTGGTTTTATATTTCATTGTGTCTCCATCAGGTAGCAGACTGCGTATCCTCTCCAGCAGTGTCAGACAGTCCTCTTTGCTCCATGTATCTACACCTAACAAACACAGTGCACACCGAATTACTTTTGGTGTGTTGAATGTTATTTTTGTATGGGCAAAAGTGAATTAATGTGTCAATATGCAAATAAATCCACCACTGATGGCATGTAAGTGTACCTGACTCATTTTGGATTCGTCCAGTCTGGGTGCCAGACACACTGGTGCTGCCATTCATGATGACAGTTCAGTAAGACCCACCTTGACACTTCAGTGTGGCCAAGTGGCTGTATGGAGAGAGAGCAAAGAAAGGCTTTATCACAAAACATGTGGCTAAGCAGGACTGTAGTGTGAGAACGGGGATTAAAAGAAGGACAGAAGTGAACTGGGAGGGAGAAGTATCttaatttgttttgtgaatgGTCGTCTACTTGTGATGTGAATATTGGAATGTACTGTGGATCTCATCACTGCCACCCAGAGGAATTTCTGCCCATGCCCCGCCTCTAGACCACCTCGACAGAGAGGCATCATCACATCGTAGCCATTCCAGTGCATCAGCGGCGGCGTACGGTGCGAAACCATGAGCAGGATGCCTTAAAGCGTATTTTCCCGATGATAACCGATGTTCATgggtgattttatttattttattaactaaaCTAATCTCAAGCCAGTGTATTAAAAGTAACACCCGCCAGAACGACAAGACGCATTGTTTAAAGGGCCAAGTCGTGCCAGGATTTAAGGATGCGAGAGAAGTACCCGGGCTGGTGGTCATTTATGGAAGGAATGGCAGAAGGACTTTTCTTGGGATTGTGTAACCAACACCAGCGCGATGCATGGAGGAAAACGAGCCTTGCGAATGTGCGTTGATGTACGCGGAAGCCTTGGTGTGTCCTGTTCTCCGCTCTTTTCACGCTGACATACTGCACACTCGTCAACGAATTCACTATTTATgcatgcataaaaaaatattatgggCATTTTATTTCTGAATAGTGAAAGATATAACTAACGTTCCGATACTGCACAAATTACGTTGGTTTCAGATTctattttgataataaaatggAATCATATAATATCTCCTCGTGCAGTTTGTGTATATTTTAGCATAGCCGTTAATAACAAAATCCGTAATATGCAGCAATGTTCTGTACATGACTTAAGGGAGTTTGGAAAGAAGTGTCCCCGCATCCCTCGCGCGCTGTGGTGTAGCTGCGCACCCGCACGAGGCGCCGATTTCCCGTTTACAGTGTAATCCCCGCCCGCGCGCAAGGTAAAACCGAGCCAAAAGAtcgaaaaacaacaaaaacatctaTTCTCTCTGCAACATCCAGTctatacttaaaaaataaataaataaataattattcgtGCTGCGTTCAAACGGTTTTTGCTAATTACTTCTGGCAGAAAGTCTGGCATAAAGTCCAAACTGTCCAAAAATGCAAAGTGCGTTATTTTTTAGAACAACTCTTAGAAACAAAATGACCGcctatttatttacataatcttATAAAACAGTGTAATATTTTGTCAAATTGGTCGTAGAATTAAGTTTCCTGAAGCGCACCGACAGTTAGCCCATTTGCAGCCCGAGTAATGGCGTCTTTATTCCGGCAGGAGTCACCACGCAGCTTCCGCTGGCACGAATGCCTCAGCTAGTGCGCGAGCTATT from Myxocyprinus asiaticus isolate MX2 ecotype Aquarium Trade chromosome 5, UBuf_Myxa_2, whole genome shotgun sequence harbors:
- the LOC127441422 gene encoding nucleolar transcription factor 1-A-like, producing the protein MNGSTSVSGTQTGRIQNESGVDTWSKEDCLTLLERIRSLLPDGDTMKYKTTESHFDWEKVGFGGFTGDMCKQKWQKVSTEVRKYRTMTELIVDAIEYVKNPYKGKKLKTHPDFPKKPLTPYFRFFMEKRAKYAKIHPEMSNLDLTKILSKKYKELPEKKKLKYIQEFQREKEAFEKNMARFKEDHPDLIEERKKSDLPEKPKTPQQLWYNHEKKTYMKVHPEVSQKELKEALRRQWSQLSDKKRLKWISKALELQKHYEDSMRVYFEAHPDANSDEHVKSVLTKAERQLKDKFDGRPTKPPPNGYSLYCAELMVNMKDVPSTERMVLCSKRWKMMTQKEKDMFQKRCEQKKKQYEIDLQRFIESLPEEERDRVLGEEKLGGTKLSMAGVGSPLRAKSPSVKDRCRDSELDQWAHGVSKEKRDGKKKTRLPETPKTPEEMWQQSVIGDYLAKYRNDRKKAQNAMDAAWKAMEKKEKIAWIKKAAEDQKRYEVQYRTVRELLDMRTALSGQGQRKPKFDGEPKKPPVSGYQMFSQELLTNGELNHFSLKERMVEIGKRWHKLSQSQKDKYKKQVEEQQLEYKAELEAWVKSLSPQERAVYKEFSSTKRRSPTKAQGSGGKVRVTKGKAVGARATPVGVGGGKRSMAYRAKQDTSDSDDDDEKTDTSDSEDEESSGSSDSDDEDEDDENEDEDDDDQSDGSSSSSSEDSCDSDSD